Part of the Nitrosopumilus sp. genome is shown below.
TAACACTGAACTGGAACAACAACATTTGGTAAACAATGAATGTTCTTCAGTTTATGATTTGAGAGTTATTGCGTTGTCTAGATTAATGCTTGCAAATGTTCTAAACAATATATCAGTTTATTGGGTTGCATATGGGAAAAAACTTGCACAAGTTGCATTATCTAATGGTGGCAACGATTTAGTTGGAACTGCTTTCTCTGAGGAGATTTACAAGGCTGCCGGTAAAGCCACCTCTTCTTCAGTTGACGAATTGGCAACAATGGTAAAAGAAATTGGTCGTGTTCCTGCTCAAAGAAATACTCATTTTGAAATTTTGAAAAAATTCTAATTCATTTGTTTTTTAATCGAATCCAACTTTTCTTCCATTTTGACCTCTTTGTCTCGTCTTGAATCTATTTTGATAATTACTTCCACTCTTGCTATGCCTAGATTATGAACTGTTTCCATCATTTGTTGTGTTGCTTTATTTATTACATCCATGTTATCTGATTCTAAAATTGTTCCCATTGGGTTGATTTCATATCTTAGATTTTTTATTTTTTGGATTGATTCTATAGCTTTTGCAATATAAAAACTGGCACTGGTGGTTCTAGTGGCCATTGGATATATGCTAATTTCAGCTTGAATCAATGGTGCTTGTTAGGTAATTTGAGATTAAAAGTTTTGAATTACTCTGCAGGCTTTTTTTCTTTTCTTTTTGCACTGTCTTTTTTTCTTCTAGCTCCAAAACTAATCAAAACTAGCAAGAATCCTACTCCGATTAAAATGCCTGACAGCATTTGATATGCTTGATTCTGATCTTCTGCAATCATTAAATCAATAATTTCTTCTTCACTCATCCCTGATTGACCTATTGGCTGATCAATAGATCCTATTGTTACAATGATTCCTGCAACTATCATCGCTATTCCTCCTGCTAGAATTTTTTTATCTACTAACACCAATTATGATTTTGTCTGCTTTTATCCTATATTAGGTATTTTCAAATTGGATTTTGTTAGCACTAGTAAATTATTTATCACTAGGTTATATGCAATGTTTCAAGATTTTTTATCAATTGAACTCAAAAATTGAATCCTTGATTGTTTTTGGAATTATGGGTGGTATTTTGCTTCCTGTGCGCCTGTTGTTTACAGAATTTGTCTCTGATAATTGGCTTGGTTCTGCAGGCTTGATTTCTGTAATATCTGTTGTCATAATTTTACTTGCAAAGAAAAACAAACTTGGATTTTTTGGGCATATGCTTGAAAGACAAATCTTCAAATTCCAAAAAGGCAAACGTGGAATTTTGATTTTTACAGAATCTGCAATTTTACTTGTAATTTTGGGAACAATAATTTTTGCAATTGATCAAGGACATTCTCTTTATTCAGAACAAAAAATGGAATATGTTGCAGAAATTGAATCACAGCAAAATCCTGTAGATGCTGCAAAAAATATGACTCCTTCTGATTGGGTTTTTGGTGCAATAATGGCCCCTGTGGGTTTTGTAACTGCATTTCCTCAAATGAGTGCCGCGATGGCGTCTATTGATGAAAAAATGGACGGGTGGTTAATGCATTTTTACACTGTGGGTTTTGTAGAGTATCTTGAACTAGTTGGAATACTGGTTTACTATAGAATATCTTTTAGAAAAAAATCTTCTATGTTGGAATCTCAATTGAAAACTCCTATTCATTGATTTGAGTTGTAATTTATAATATGTTTAGAAATTTTTTGTATTTTACTAGTAAATATCCTAAAATCCTTCTGGTGGTCTTTGGACAAATACATTACACACTAGGGCATCTGTTTTCTCATCTCTATATTGAACATTACATGAAACAAATTTTCCCTTGAGTGCTCGTTCTAAATCTTCTTTAGTTTTCTCTTCGTATTGTGGTTGGTCTGGATCATCAATTTTACTCATAATAATTTTCTCAACTTTGCCATATTGTTCTTGATTGTCTTTTCTTGTGTGACTGATTAGCAATTCAAAAGCATTGTTTGTAAGGATGTTAAGCACTGCTCCTCCAATTCCGTCTCCCATAATTTCTAAACTTTTTTTGTTCTATAATTACTTGCTGGCAATACTGATTTCAAAGTCTGGAACAAGTCCTTTCTCTTTTGCCATGGTAAACATTTTTCTAATTGCTTCTTCTCCTGGGTCTCCCATGTTTACCGTGACCTTGTTGACATACATTTTTACAAATTTCTCAATTAGACTTCTTTCCTTGCCTCTGGAATATTGCATTGCATATTCTATTGCATCCTCAAAATGTTCTATTCCAAATTCGATTGATGATTGAAGATATTTATCAAATTTTACTATCGTATCCATGCCTAGGTCTGTTCGCATAACATTGATTCCTAAAGGCACTGGTAATCCGTTTGTAGTTTTGTCCCACCATTCTCCGACATCTAAAATTTTGACATTGCCTTCTTGTTCGTAAGATAGTTGTGTTTCATGAATTACTAATCCTACATCTACTTTGCCTGATTTAACCGCCTCTGGAATGTCACTAAAATTCATCTCTACATAATCAAATTTTCCAATCATTAATTGTAATAACAAAAATGCCGAGGTCATTTTTCCTGGAATTGCAATTTTGCATTTTTTAATCTCGTCAATAGTCATCATTTTTCTTGCTGTCACTATGGGGCCATAATTAATTCCAAAACTCCCTCCACTTCTAAGGATTGTGTATCCTGGAATATATGCACATGCATGAACTGAAACTGCAGTTACATCAAGTTCTGGATCGGTTGCTTTTTGATTTAGCTTCTCAATGTCTTCAATAACATGATTTACTTTGAAATCTGGAGATGGTACTTTGTTTGTAAACATTCCATAAAACATGAATGCATCATCTGAATCTGGAGTATGGCCTACAGAAATTTCCATATTTGTTTTCTTTGATTCTGGTAATAAATACCAAAACCTGCTGAGAATAGTTTTTCTAATATATGTAAGAAATTAATTTTCATTATGAATTCAATAGAGGCATATGAGAAAGATATCAAATTACAATCAAATTTTCTAAAATCTTTCAAAAAACAAAAACCTCTATCTGGTCAAAAAAATATTCTATTTTCTGGCAGCGGTGATTCTCTAGTTTCCTCACTCCTTGCAGAGTCTTTTTCAGGCGGGGTGACTAGAGCAATGGATCCACTTGATTTGTATTATAACAAATCTCTTGTAAAATCAAAACAAGTTTGTTTTGTCTCTATATCTGGTAATACTATTACCAATATCAAGGTGGCAAAAATTGCAAAAAAAGCAATTGCAATCACTGCTTACCCTAATAGTAGATTGGCACAATCTTCTGCCAAAACTATCTTGCTTTCATCTCCTAATTCGGGAGTTTTTACTGCTGGCAGTATTTCGTTTTTAGAAAGTGCACTTACTTGTATTTCTCTTGTAAAAAATATTCAAATTCCAAATATCTCTCTATTTAGAAAAGCTCAAAATTCGGCAAAAAAGTAAGACTCTTCAAAAGAATTTTTGTTTTAGGAAATCTTTACACCTTTCCAATTGCAATGTATTGTGCTGCAAAGTTTTATGAAATTCTAGGATATGATGTACACTATTCTAGGATCGAGCAGTTCTCTCATATGGAGTTGTTCTCTACTCAAAAAGGAGATACTGTGATAATCTTTGAGGAGAAAAACCCTCATACAAAACAATTGGGAAAAAATCTCCAAAATATTGGCATTAATGTGGTCCATCCTAATTTGCCAAAAGAAAAACTATCTCAAGTGATCTTTTGCATTTTTTTCTCTCAATTCATCTCGCTTTATGAGGCCAAAAAGAAAAGAAAAAAAGAATGCCATTTTGTTACTGCAGAAAAAATTCGTAATGTTTCCAACGAAATGATCTACTGATCTTTTTAGAAGGCTAAGGTTTAATACCTGAATCCAAAGTTCGGGCAATATGGTAAAGTTCAAGTCTACTGGTGAGGTTCTCAAAATTATCAAGAACAAAGACCAAATCAGAAACTTTGGTGTAATTGCTCACGTAGACCATGGAAAAACAACCATGTCTGATAGTCTTTTAGCATACTCTGGAATTATTGCTCCATCTGCAGCTGGTAAAGCACTTGCCATGGACTTTGATAAAGAAGAACAAGAAAGAGGAATTACTATTTATCAAGCAAATGTTACCTTGCACTTTTCTAAAAATGGCAAAGAATATGTCATTAATATGATTGATACACCTGGCCACGTAGATTTTAGTGGTAGAGTCATTCGAAGTCTTAGAGCAATTGATGGTGCAGTAGTTGTATGTGATGCAGTAGAGGGTATTATGACTCAAACTGAAACTGTTACTAGAATGGCATTAGAAGAGAGAGTAAAACCTGTTTTGTTTATCAACAAAGTCGACCGACTGATTAAGGAACTTCGATTAACTCCAGAAAAAATGCAAGCACAACTTGCAGAAGTTGTTTCAAACTTTAACACATTAATTGATACATATGCAGAACAAGAATACAAAGAGAAATGGAAAGTCTCTATTCAAGACGCAAGTGTGACATTTGGTTCTGCAAAAGATAGATGGGCAATTAACTTAGATTTGATGAAAGAAAGAGGGATTACATTCAAAGATGTTATTGATGCATATGAAAATGAAGATGTTTCTGCTTTGGTTGAAAAAGCACCTCTTGCCGATGCAGTTCTTGGTATGGTTGTAAAACATCATCCTGCACCTCATGAAGCAGTAAAATACAGAATTCCACAAATTTGGAAAGGTGATTTAGAATCTGAAGTGGGTAAAGCATTACTTGCATGTGATGATGCAGGTCCGACCATTATGATGGTGGTAAACATGGTATTAGATCCAGCTGCAGGCCCTGTTGCAATCGGAAGATTGTTTTCTGGTACTATCAAAGATGGACAAACAATTCACATTATTGATGAGAAAAGAGACGGTCGTGTTCAATCTGTTAATTTCTTTATGGGTAACCAAAGAGAACAAGTCGGAGAACTTGGAGCCGGAAATATTCCTGCATTATTGGGATTGACAGAATGTAGAGCAGGCAACACTTTGTCTACTGTAAAAGATATTCCGATGTTTGAGGGTGTAAAATATGTCTCAGAACCTGTTGTGCAAGTTGCAATCGAACCAAAACATCCTAAAGATTTGCCTAAACTAGTAGAAATTTTAAAACAATTGACAATTGAGGATCCTAATCTTGTTGTAAAAATTGATGAGGAATCTGGTGAAACTATTGTTGCTGGTATGGGTGTATTACACTTGGATGTTGCAACACATAGAATTCAAGATGCAAAATGTGAAATTGTGACTTCTGAACCTTTGATTAACTATAGAGAAACTGTCAAAGGTCCATGTGAACCAATCATGGCAAAATCTCCAAATAGACATAACAAAATTTTCATGAAAGTAGAGCCATTAGAACCAGAAATTGCCCATATGCTAAGAACTGGTGAAATTTCAGATATCAAAGACAAAAAAGTTGTTTCTGATCTACTCAAAGGTGCAGGATGGGATACTGACACCATCAAAAGAGTTATGAAATTTGATTCTCGTGGAAATGTTTTGATTAACGGAACAAAAGGTGTTCAATTCGTTCAAGAATCTACTGATTCTATTAATTCTGGATTTGAGGAAGTGATGAAGGAAGGTCCTCTATGTAAAGAACAGATGAGAGATTGTAAATTCATCTTTACTCACTTTGTTCCCCATGAAGACACTGCACATAGAGGTTTATCTCAATTAGGACCTGCATCTCGTCGTGCATGTATGGGTGCATTACTCACTGCCGGCACTGCTGTTTTAGAACCTACTTTAGCTATAGAAGTTCGTGTTCCTACAGATATGGTTGGAAATGTTGCAACTATTCTTTCAGGTAAACGTGGTAAAGTACTTGACATGTCTCAAAAAGGGGCATCAAGTATTGTTGTAGGTGAAATTCCAGCTTCAGAGACATTCACATTATCTGAAGCAATGAGAGGTCAAACTGCAGGACGTGCAACATGGAATACTTCATTTAAAGAATGGACAGAAGTTCCAAAATCTATGTTGTCTTCAGCAGTGGCTGATATTCGAAAGAGAAAAGGATTATCTCCAGAACCACCTAGAGTTGACGAATTTATCGATAAAGAGTAAAAATAGAATGCCCCCCGTTTAGGCGCAATTTTAGACGGTATACTAGGAAGTTTGTCAGAATTGTATTTGTTGGGATTTCTTTAAGATCATAACGTTCCTTAGACCTATTCAATGACTGTGAAAAAAGCAATCAAGATGCTCGATTGGTGGATAGACCAAAGAAAGCATGCAATGGAAGAAATTAAAATCTTGGATCTCTTGTGAAAAGTCAAAAAATGCAAAAGAAGCATTACATGATTTTGAAAAAACATTCAAAGAAAAAATTAATCACCTTTCATCTACATGGGATAATTGAGGTAAAACCCCTAGAATTTTACCAAATTAAATTTTATTTCTAGTTCTAGTTTAATTTTTGAAACAATTTTTTTGATTTTATTTTTCTGATCTAGTAACTCCTTGTCACTGATTTCTAGTTCCAGAACTTTTCTTGCGTCAGATAATACATCAAAAAGACAGTCGTATAGGCCTGCATGTTTTTTGAAACCTTTTAACCACTGTACATGTTCATCGTCTCTTAACATTGCTTTAGCATACAATTTTTTGTAAAGATCATCCCCATTAGTTATGTCTGGTTCAAAGAGCAATACTTCCTTATGTGCCTCTACCCAATGATGTGGCTCTTGCCAACTATGAGAACTCAAAATTATATCTGAGTCGTCTCTTAACAAACCTGCTTTCCCAAAGCATTTTTTGAAAATATTGCCTATTTCGTGCTGTTTGTAAGAGAATTCTCTTTCTTTGGCAACTGACATGCTGTTCCATTGTTTTATTTCGAGAGATAAATTTCCAAAAAGTTCACGTAATTCAGAATCAAGTTTGAATTGTGAAAAACTATCCACAGAAGTTATTGGGTCCTCTAACTTTTGAGTTAAGAATACTTTTTCATTATCCAATACCTTGATTTCATTGTATAACGGTCTGTAAATATTATCCAAAACCCATCTTCTTTCTTCGGGAGTTACTTTTACACGAGAACCTTTCTGCAACAAAAAATTTCTAACTTTGTTACAATGCTCATCAAAATTATCTCTTTGAAATATCTCGGGTTCAATCCCATGAGTTAAAACACCAACAGTGGCATCTTTTTCAATCATGATTATTGGGTTGATTCCTTCACGTAACGCATAACCTAATTCTTGATTGACTGAAGCTGATTCTTTTGCATTGTTTGTGATGATTGCAACCATATGATCAGAGTCTTCAATCTCTTTTCTGATTTTATCTCGAATTAACAAGTCATATTCTGGGCTTTTTTCAGCCAAGTATCCCTCTATGTCCATCTTTGCAAGAATTTTTTCTAGTCTTTCAGATAAGGTTCTGTCTTCATTTGCAAAGGTATGGCTGATGAAAACTTTCACAAATCATTTTTCTTGCCGGGACTAGATATTTCTTTTATTAGGGTGTGATCATCGTATATTTGTGATTAAAATTGGGAAATAAGGGAGTTTTAGTATTTGGCATAATTTTACTTCTTGTTGGAATTGGTTTGATATTTTCATCATTAGATATGAGTAATTTACGCCCAATTGATTTAACATTTCAATCTCCTGCAGGAGATGTCACAATAGATAGTTTCACTGAAGATGAAGAACAAAGGATCATTGTGGGCATAATAATAGCAGGAATCGGTATTGCATTAATCAAGTTTGGAAAATAATCATAAATTCATAATACATAGTTAATTAAATTCAAATCATTATGAGTACTGATATTATTTCATATGGGGAAATGACTAATCGAGAAAATGGCCTTCATTTGCAACATGGGATGAATTTTGAAGCAGGTGGACAGTATTCAATAATTTTAATGTCACAGGCTCCAAATGCACCATACAATGATGAACTAAAAGATAATGGATTGACTCTAATCTATGAAGGACATGACGTTCCAAGGTATAGTCACATCAAGGATCCAAAGGCATTGGATCAACCTGAAACTACACCTAATGGAACCCTTGCCCCAAATGGAAAATTCCACAGAGCGGCACAAAGTTTCAAAAAAGGAAACAGGGATGCGGAAAAAGTCAGAGTTTATGAGAAAATCAAGTCAGGAATTTGGGCATATAATGGAGTATTCAATTTAACTGATTCATGGATAGAATCAGATGGGAAGAGAAAAGTTTTCAAATTTAGACTAGAGGCCACATCTGACACTATAGAATCTAAAAAACAGACAAAACTGGATGCAAGAAGAATCATTCCTACTAAAGTAAAACAAGAAGTTTGGAAACGAGATGAAGGAAAATGTGTCCAATGTGATGCAACAACTGACCTTCATTTTGATCATATTATTCCTCATTCAAAAGGTGGAACATCAATTACTGCTGAGAATATTCAGATTCTTTGTGCCAAGCACAATTTGGAAAAAAGAGACAGGATAGAATAGCATGGAATTAACTCCTGTAAATTTGCTACAAGTTAATGCCACTGTAATTACAGGTTTATTGATTTTACTTACTGTTCAATCATATTCTGAAGAAATACGTCCATTACAAGATCATAATGAATGGCATAACAAAATTTTACAATTAGAAACAGAACAATATGCCTTAGAAAATACTTTAAAACATATTCAAAATAAGACAACTAATTTAATTTCAATTGAAAATCAAACGGCATCTCTAATTTCTAATGACAATCAAACGATTGCATTATTGACAAATGAACGACTAGACAAAATACAAGAAATGAGTGATGATGTATCTACTAGACTCGTTGAAGTAATGTTTACTATAGAAAAAATGAAAAACACTCAATTCAAAATCATTGATAAATATGGAAAAATTACCACTATTGAAGAACAGACAAGTAAACCATCATATGCCAAAACTATGCAAACATATGGAATTGCCATGCTGATCCCGTTTATTGCATCTTCTATGTTTGTGATAGCAATGTTCTTAGAAGATCCTAAAAAAATTAGAAAGATCGAAAAAGGATTTACTACTGCCAAATATTTGACATTGTTAGGATTTGGTTCAATATTGGTATCGTTAGTGGTGTTTACTTTTGTTACTCAGTTTGGATGACTCAAATAATAAATTCTAGCAAATCATCTATAGTAAATAACCCACTCTGTTCATCCTACCAAACATCCTCTAAAATACTAGATTTTTGTTTTGCCTTTTATGGCCATTATCCACGGTCTTGCAGATACTGAAAAACGACTCTTAGACAAACTCCCAAAAGAAGTAAAATCAATTGATGATATGGATAGTGTAAAAAAAGAATTCAAAAAACAATATCATTCAATTGAAGACAAGGGATTGCGAAACAAATTCTCAAGGTGGAGAAAAAAACGACAAATACTAAAAATTGCCCGAAATCAAAATACTTCGCTGCACTCAGGTACAAAAGGGGAGATTCGAGCATTAGACACACTATCACAACTTGATGATAGTTTCCATGTTCTATGCGGGGTCAATTTGGAACTGCCGCATTATGTTACATACAATGGCAAACGTAGTCTCAAATCTGCTCAGATGGACTTTGTTATAGTATCTCAAAAAGGAATTCAGGTAATTGAGGTGAAAAATTGGACTGACACCTACATCTTCAAAAACAGAGAAAATGGAGGACTCGAACCACACGAACAAGTAAATCGTGCAGGAAGAGTCATGTGGATTTCGCTCAAAGAATGGTTTGGGATGGAGAATCCAAATGTATCAGCAGTATTGTTACCCATACGAGGAAACATGAAGTATTCTACTGCATACCGATTTGTTGCAGTAAAGGATTTAGTAAATATCATCCCATGGATTGAAAAGAAAAAAGAGATCCTATCAGATGACGATGTTGAGAAGATTGTAAAGAAATTAAAAAAACATGTCACAAAATGACTGGTTTGAAAATGAAAAAAGGTCATGGATTGATATCCACAACCTTTTGGAAATGAAATGCCCAAAGAAACCACGAATTTTTTCTAATCAGTATCAGATTCTGGATTCAACTGACGACTACGATTGTCGTTTGCAGCTTTGTATTCTGCACTCGTTGGATTTTTTGAATCTGACCTCTGATCATTTGATGATCTGTTTTTGGTCATTACAGAATATACGAAGAACCAATAGAAAAGTATGATCTAAAAAATCCAAAAATGAAAATTTCTTGCATAATGTCTAAATGAGTAAAGATATGTTCATTACAATTCATACTATTTCAAACTCTAACTAGTTTGAACTATTTTTCAGATAATTGCATCGGAAATCATTTGTACTCATAACACACTCAAAATACTGGTTTGAGACAGCAATCAATCCATTCTGGACTGATCTGGATGATTCTGGACTGATTTTATCCAATCCAGATAGTTTCAAGCTAGCACGGAGGCAGTAAAAATATGCATTTTCAATCTAATCCAAATCATTTCAAACTTTGATTGTGTTAGTTTGAATCTTTGTTTGCAGTATAATCTATTTGATCACTCAACGTCATCTTTTCAATTAGTTTTGTAATAGAATTGTGTTGCATTATTTCCATAGACATGTAAAAAGGACGTCCCTCAATCATCATTATGACTCCCACCATCTCTTCTGAATCAAAAACAAATCCTTGATCTACTATTTTCCCTTTTGTATCATTCCAAGAAAACTGATTTTTGCCCATTTGAAATTCGTTGATTTTATCAGGGGAGAATATCATATCTCTTTTCTTTCTTTCAGCCAACTCTGAGAGTTTTTCTTTTGTCATGGAAGGTGCAACTTTAAGATGAGAATACTCTTTTTCCTCAAAAGTCACAGGTTTTAGCGCATTTACAAATTCCTGCATCGCATCAGCTAAAAATTGAGGGTTTTCAACCATTTCCTTTACTACCTTTATCAGATCAACTTTGCCGTTTGATTGATATGATTTTTCAGAGCCTTCTTTTGTGGTGTGAATGTCCAATATCCCGTCCTCTCCGAATTTCATCGTATGGTGTTGATCTGGCTTATTCATGTCCTTGAATACCATCTTGTTGTTTGAAATTATTGAAAGAAATTCCCCAAATACCTTTATCCGTTTAACATTTTCAAAAATATCTTCCATAATACAAATTATAATTCAAATTTAAAAAGAACACTAGTGTACCGTCTAAAATCACGCCTAGAAGGGGGGCATTCTATTTTTATCGATAAAGAGTAAAAATTTTCTTTCTTGAAATTATAACTTGCAACAAGTTTTTAGTTTATGATTACGTGATCCTATTTATTGAATTTCAGATGTGTATTTCCATCTTGCAATTACAAAGAAAATGATGTTTTTGAAGATGACTTTCTACAACATTTGAAAGAAGAAC
Proteins encoded:
- a CDS encoding YDG/SRA domain-containing protein; amino-acid sequence: MSTDIISYGEMTNRENGLHLQHGMNFEAGGQYSIILMSQAPNAPYNDELKDNGLTLIYEGHDVPRYSHIKDPKALDQPETTPNGTLAPNGKFHRAAQSFKKGNRDAEKVRVYEKIKSGIWAYNGVFNLTDSWIESDGKRKVFKFRLEATSDTIESKKQTKLDARRIIPTKVKQEVWKRDEGKCVQCDATTDLHFDHIIPHSKGGTSITAENIQILCAKHNLEKRDRIE
- a CDS encoding MqnA/MqnD/SBP family protein; amino-acid sequence: MEISVGHTPDSDDAFMFYGMFTNKVPSPDFKVNHVIEDIEKLNQKATDPELDVTAVSVHACAYIPGYTILRSGGSFGINYGPIVTARKMMTIDEIKKCKIAIPGKMTSAFLLLQLMIGKFDYVEMNFSDIPEAVKSGKVDVGLVIHETQLSYEQEGNVKILDVGEWWDKTTNGLPVPLGINVMRTDLGMDTIVKFDKYLQSSIEFGIEHFEDAIEYAMQYSRGKERSLIEKFVKMYVNKVTVNMGDPGEEAIRKMFTMAKEKGLVPDFEISIASK
- a CDS encoding elongation factor EF-2 yields the protein MVKFKSTGEVLKIIKNKDQIRNFGVIAHVDHGKTTMSDSLLAYSGIIAPSAAGKALAMDFDKEEQERGITIYQANVTLHFSKNGKEYVINMIDTPGHVDFSGRVIRSLRAIDGAVVVCDAVEGIMTQTETVTRMALEERVKPVLFINKVDRLIKELRLTPEKMQAQLAEVVSNFNTLIDTYAEQEYKEKWKVSIQDASVTFGSAKDRWAINLDLMKERGITFKDVIDAYENEDVSALVEKAPLADAVLGMVVKHHPAPHEAVKYRIPQIWKGDLESEVGKALLACDDAGPTIMMVVNMVLDPAAGPVAIGRLFSGTIKDGQTIHIIDEKRDGRVQSVNFFMGNQREQVGELGAGNIPALLGLTECRAGNTLSTVKDIPMFEGVKYVSEPVVQVAIEPKHPKDLPKLVEILKQLTIEDPNLVVKIDEESGETIVAGMGVLHLDVATHRIQDAKCEIVTSEPLINYRETVKGPCEPIMAKSPNRHNKIFMKVEPLEPEIAHMLRTGEISDIKDKKVVSDLLKGAGWDTDTIKRVMKFDSRGNVLINGTKGVQFVQESTDSINSGFEEVMKEGPLCKEQMRDCKFIFTHFVPHEDTAHRGLSQLGPASRRACMGALLTAGTAVLEPTLAIEVRVPTDMVGNVATILSGKRGKVLDMSQKGASSIVVGEIPASETFTLSEAMRGQTAGRATWNTSFKEWTEVPKSMLSSAVADIRKRKGLSPEPPRVDEFIDKE
- a CDS encoding MTH1187 family thiamine-binding protein is translated as MIQAEISIYPMATRTTSASFYIAKAIESIQKIKNLRYEINPMGTILESDNMDVINKATQQMMETVHNLGIARVEVIIKIDSRRDKEVKMEEKLDSIKKQMN
- a CDS encoding toll/interleukin-1 receptor domain-containing protein codes for the protein MKVFISHTFANEDRTLSERLEKILAKMDIEGYLAEKSPEYDLLIRDKIRKEIEDSDHMVAIITNNAKESASVNQELGYALREGINPIIMIEKDATVGVLTHGIEPEIFQRDNFDEHCNKVRNFLLQKGSRVKVTPEERRWVLDNIYRPLYNEIKVLDNEKVFLTQKLEDPITSVDSFSQFKLDSELRELFGNLSLEIKQWNSMSVAKEREFSYKQHEIGNIFKKCFGKAGLLRDDSDIILSSHSWQEPHHWVEAHKEVLLFEPDITNGDDLYKKLYAKAMLRDDEHVQWLKGFKKHAGLYDCLFDVLSDARKVLELEISDKELLDQKNKIKKIVSKIKLELEIKFNLVKF
- a CDS encoding nuclease-related domain-containing protein; the protein is MAIIHGLADTEKRLLDKLPKEVKSIDDMDSVKKEFKKQYHSIEDKGLRNKFSRWRKKRQILKIARNQNTSLHSGTKGEIRALDTLSQLDDSFHVLCGVNLELPHYVTYNGKRSLKSAQMDFVIVSQKGIQVIEVKNWTDTYIFKNRENGGLEPHEQVNRAGRVMWISLKEWFGMENPNVSAVLLPIRGNMKYSTAYRFVAVKDLVNIIPWIEKKKEILSDDDVEKIVKKLKKHVTK